The genome window ATCAGGTTTTGTTTTAGCCATTGTAGTACCAGGTGTTTCGTTCATACTTAAACTCCAGATGGACTTAGGTCTTGGCCTTCATTACTTCCTCACTGAATTGTCGGTAGGCCTGCCAGAAGGCCGAACTGTGGAGACCCAGACAGTCCCATGGTTTCACCTGGGCCTCGGAGCTCTGATTGTATTTCCATCAAAGCGGCAGCAGTCCAGTTGAGAGAATGCCAAGAAACGATAGGAAAAAAAGGTTGGAACAGATGCTGCAGTGCTaaagccagcgacgcccaccctccctcacacacagacgcatGAGAAAAGAAGCAGATTTTAAATCGAGACCATTTGGACAGGAGTCAGATTCAATCTCCACACCTGGTATTGGAACATGTGTTCTGGCGCCCCAGTGATGGCCTCTTAATTGGTTTAGTGACGTTATACTgtgtctgcctctccacctctctctcctcctttaagtcgctccttaaaacctacctctttgaccaagtttttgttcacctgttctaatatctccttacctggctcagtgtcaaattttgtttaacgctcctgtgaagcacctggggggggggggggcaggggcttGTGGGGTGTGGTAGCACCGGAAAGATCGGGTCTAGGAGTATTGGGAGCCTGGGTCATGAAGTGTGGGAGCACTGGGCTAGGTGTGAGGGTCTGGGAGAAAGGTTGTGGGATCTAGCCGCACTGCAGATGGGGATATGATGGAAAGGGAGGGAATCCTAGAGTGTGGGAGCGGCACTGAGATAGGGTTTTTTGTTGGATAAGTCTGGGTATGTGCTGTGGAATGAAGTGGAGTAAAGTAACAGTAAAATGTGGCAGGAGCGAGAAATGAGGAACGATGCCAGtgcttgtataaatgcaagttgttgttgtaaaatagaaCAGGCAAGACACATGCATCCTGCATCAGGGAGTAAAACCGAGGACCTTACATCAGTGATCTACAAAATGTGGGGCCTATTGCTGAAGTGATGCTTGTAGAGAAATTAGCAGTCTCGACCAGGTGAAAGAATGACCGTTCGATAATTCTGTAAATATATATTATGAGGAGTTGACCTCCTGATATTTTAACGAGTTGATCTCTCATACTATTGGAGAATATGCTGTTCTGAATAAGGACAGGAGCGTTAAACCAAGTACTGTCAATAACCAATATATTATTCTGTTGCTAAGACGGAGCAGGCCATGAAATTCCacgggtggtggggtggggtggtgtccGTTCTCCCACTGTAACGTCCATGGAACCCCCGGGAAAGAGCCGTTTTGAGCCATTCACGTCGTTTCCGTGGGGCTGCTGCCAGTCTCCGGCCGAAGTTATGTAGTCCCGGCCGAATTTCAGGgccggctgtgttcacactgacctgtccctttaagacccaAAAGGTTTAATTATTGTAAAAACCTCACCTTGAGATAATTTATAGAATGATTGCTGTTATACACGTCTTCAGGCCGATTAAGAGCCAATAActggctttctgtctctctttgtaaGAATGTTCagttttgattggtgagtcatcCTGTCAAATGGTCGGTTTTCGCATCTAATTCATTGGCACTGATGCCAATTGTGTAGCACTCCTACTGTCACCAtgtcaccagagattgaacctgcgGCCTTCCTGATCTCTGTGGCTCAATGACTCCTTGGGGATAAATttaactgtcggaggtgccgtctttcggatgagatgttaacccaggccccgtctgccctctcagatggaggtaaaagatcccatggcactattttgaaggagagcagaggagttctccccagtgtcttggccaatatttattcctcaaccaacatcactgaaacagattatctggtcatttatctcattgctgtttgtgggaccttgctgtgtgcaaattggctgccatatttcctacattacaatagtgactacacttcaaaagtacttcattgtgtaAGGTATTTGTTTTAACTCTCTTAACTCTTTACGGTAATCAGAGGTGAGACCAACCAAGAGTTTAAACTTTTCCAAAATAATGgttttattaatattaaaatacaacAGGTTTACAGATAGAGATGCATACAACCTTTAAGTCAGGGGTACAACTCAAAACTTAGAATGGCCGATTCTTCTGCATCGTGAACACTGAAAGGTTAAtaatccatcaacatcctgagtcATGCACTGCCTCTCTGCTTCACTTTAGAATTGTTATAAGCTGGATAGCcttgtcttcagttgcttccaagcctttattcacagagactaacattacacacaccacaccctagataagccctCTCAtgtatggatacaagagagtctgaattgatacacaccacctgaatacaattaacactaattgatataaatcacatggatacaattaacacgaacgGCTGCTCCTTGCTGACATGAACAAGTTTTGCAGTAACTTTCCTCGCCCTCTCTCCCATGGTTACACTGACTGATGTTTATGACGGTTTCCCACAGTCTCTTGAGACCTCCCTCATCTGCAGCCTTCCAGACAGTCTACATAAcactttttgaatatgggcaacCTTCccagtatgcctttttaaacagtcagtttaacagttctattaaccaaactcagctcctttagcaGGTAATTAAACCAGGTAAAATCCAAAGATCCtccaattggctgtgaagtgctttgggacaccctgaggtcatgaaaggtgctgtataaatacaagttctttgttTGCATACACCACCTTGTCtgagattgaacccgggacctttcTGGCCTGTGTGGCCCAGTGACTCGCTGGGGATAATTTTAGCCTAACCCGCCCAGCGGGAATGAGTCGGACGCCTGTTTTATACCTTGCCCCCCactctttttttccctccccccaccaccattttaCTCTCCTGTGACTTCAATGGATCGTAAAATCTGATGAAGTGTAAATTGGTCTTTAAAATGACCTCCTGCTCTGCGGGCCGTCGGGGGAAGCCCTTGTGTgttatttaaaaatttaaatcttGAATTCAGGCCTTGTGTCTAACTCCTTAAGAATGGCAAATCCCCTTCCTTGGACAGGAAGTGAGGTGTCAAATCCAAGTGGGAAGCTGACCTCAATCCCACAGAGGACCTGACGTCATTTCTTTTTTCTATTGTGCAGTACGGTAACTTGAGGCTAAAGTTCAGCTTCCCACGGCGCTGCTTCCGGGCTTCAGAGATGGTACTTGATCCAGGAGCACAGGCTTTGGCTGGGCCTCAGAAGAGCAAGAGGCCCGGCTCGACCAAAGCACTCAAGAAAGAGGCCGAGAAAAAGAGCGGTGAGAGGAACGGGATTCGTCCGCACAACAGCCTCGCTGCCACGCAGCCGGAGGCGCCTTTGAGAACTATATCGCAGGCCCCGGGGGCGCCCGGTTGTGGCTTGAAGGTCAGCAAGCCTCTCGGAGCTGGGCCGAGCTCCATCAGTAACGGACACTGCAGCTGGATGAGACGGAGCGAAAGCTCGTACAGCGTGAATAGCGCGGGTTCCACTCGGTCCCGGGGCCAGATCAGGAAcgccacctctctccctcacatagCCAGGTACAGCGCACGGGAGATGCCGCCCGTTAAAAGCCCGTGCCTCTTGGTGGCGCTGAGACCAATGAACGTCGACAAGGAGAAAGAGACATTTTTCCAGTCCAATTATGCCTACAATCCTCAGTTTGAGTATTCGGAGCCCCTCAGCAGCAGCATAATGAGCAAGTACAGCGTGGCCTCCGACCGTTTCATCGAGCAGGTGAGCACTTCCTCTTAAGTCGTTAGATTCTGCTACCTCCATgcgtttgttacctccagactcgactattccaatgccctcctggccggcctcccacctaccACCCCTCCATATACATCAGCTCATCCGAAACACTGCTGCCCAtatcgtaactcgcaccaagtcccgttctcccatcacctctctgctcgccgacctacattggctcccggtccagcagcgactctgatttaaaattctcatccttgtgttcaaatccctctgcggcctcgcccctccctatctctgtaacctcctccagccctacaaccctctgagaactctgcgctcccccaattctggcctctttcacATCTCCGATTTGCATCACACCAcaaatggcggccgtgccttcagctgcctaggtaccgagttctggaattccctctctaaacctctccgcctctctacctgtctcttcccccttttaagatgctccttaaaacgtacctctttgaccaagcttttggtcacctgtcctaatatctccttacgtggctcggtgtcaaattttgtttggtcactcctgtgaagcgccttgggacgttttactacgttaaaggctctatataaatgcaagtcgtgttgttgttgtaatggtgCACTAATCGTTACCTGTGTGGTGAACTGGACGGATGTCACAGTAAAATAAGCTCAGTGTAAATAattctgatggctcagtgggtaatttGCACCATGTGGTGTGGTACTGGGTCATGCAGGccaggaaggtgccaggtttgatccctgttcagtgctgagttagctggtctcagccttgggtgttgggggcggggtggaggggaggtggTGTGGAAGGAGGTTGAGGTTACAATTGGACTGTTAGTTTAGTGCAGCGACTGGCTGCGTGTTAGTTTAGTGCAGCGACTGGCTGCGTGTTAGTTTAGTGCAGCGACTGGCTGCGTGTTAGTTTAGTGCAGCGACTGGCTGCGTGTTAGTTTAGTGCAGCTACTGGCTGCGTGTTAGTTTAGTGCAGCGACTGGCTGCGTGTTGGTTTAGTGCAGCGACTGGCTGCGTGTTAGTTTAGTGCAGCGACTGGCTGCGTGTTAGTTTAGTGCAGCGACTGGCTGCGTGTTAGTTTAGTGCAGCTACTGGCTGCGTGTTAGTTTAGTGCAGCGACTGGCTGCGTGTTAGTTTAGTGCAGCGACTGGCTGCGTGTTAGTTTAGTGCAGCGACTGGCTGCGTGTTAGTTTAGTGCAGTGTCACATTTCTCCAATGTCTTACGACTCAGCTGCTGCTGTCGACTTTCTAACCTGTCTGAGTTGATCCACAGTTTCACATCTAATTCAATTTGAGGATTAATGCCAAATTGCACAAGGCAGAAAACTTTGTACTGACAGGAAAATTGGATTAACGACTTAAAGCTTATTGATAGTAGGTCGTGTTTAATGGAGTTTAGTTTTATGGCTTTAATTCTCTTTGAGctgccctgatggctcagtgggtttgATCAATGGGTAGCCGAGCCTGACAGTGCAGGAAAGTGCCACATTTGGCCTTTGGTCTGTGCCGAGTTTATTGAACTTGGCTGGGGTGCCAGTGGAGGGACTGCAAATGGTAGCAGTGCCCTTGGGTTGCCACCTTCaattctgtgtttgtgtgtacatgtGCGTGCGTGTTTCTGACTGTCTATATATTTGTCTCTTACTGCATCTGTCCCTTACTGCATCTGtccatctcgctctctctgtctccgtctctatctctgtctatctgtttctctctctccatctctgccccttgtctctctctctctcttcccccatctgtctgtctcggtctctgtctccctctctctctgcttcagATTTCCTGTCTGtctatttgcctttttttttctaaatactGCAGATTTAGATGCAGTATATCTAGCTCTTTATTAGTGATCTGTGTTTATTCCTATCAAATGTTGTCCCATTTTTTGTATTAGTTTCTTGTATATTTGAAGACATTGAATTGCTTTCTAGTTGTAGCAAAAGTGTTTATTTGGACTCTTCGGGGGGAACTCTAACCTCCCAGGACGGGCAAGGGGTGAGGTGGGGAGaagggggttaaaatttcaaaaatcggaaacccgaccccaaccctcccacttccggttttaacggaggcaggttggggggtgCGCGacaaacctgctctccagaggcaggtcagtaatttaaatatgttaatgagttgCGGCCTCAAATTTTACCAGAGTTTTAGATTTAACGGCCATGGGTCGTGTTTCACAGGgatcaggaaacccggcagctgaaggaagGCCAGAATTGCTGgattcagcaggtaagtgcctttccagcactgcttgtgggccaggaggagcaggagtgcttcccccggcccccccccaGCAAACTTGCTGTGAttgcccccatctctctctctctctccgctccccggctgcagcctgatgccgcaggccttcctgctcgacagacagccagcctctcaatctgaccTGCTGCCAAGtgggaaacggagaaaaaaagtttaaatgaggtcctgccgttaaattcggccgaCCCTCCACGTTACCCGCATTTCTGGGTTTGCAGGCCGCTATGAccctcctcgctccctccccacctccccataaatatctgggccttcctctctctgtttatgaaCGAtgaaataacttacatttatatagtgccttctgtgacctcaggagttccaaagcgctttggaagtgtagtcattgttgtaatgtagaaaatatagcagccaatttgctcacagcaagaccccacaatcAGCTGAGAtagtgatcagataatctgtttttagtgatgttggttaaacattggccaggacactggggagaactcccatgctcttcttcaaaatagtgccatgggacctttcacATCCACTTGAGAATGCAGactggaccttggtttaacgtctcatccgaaagtcggcacctctgacagtgcagcactccctcagtactgcactggagtgtcagcttagactattgctgaagtctctggatgtggagatgccggtgatggactggggttgacaattgtaaacaattttacaacaccaagttatagtccagcaattttattttaaattcacaagctttcggaggctacctccttcctcaggtgaacgatgtccacatcgttcacctgaggaaggaggtagcctccgaaagcttatgaatttaaaataaaattgctggactataacttggtgttgtaaaattgtttacagaagtctctggagtgggacttgaaccattgactcagaggcaagagtgctacttgTTTATATGCATAATGAATGTGTTTAGGATTTTAATAGTGAACATCTTCCCACACCCCCAATGTTTGCACATGCGTATTTTGTCCAGCAGTGGTCGTTGAGCAAGAATCAGGAATAAAAACCTGGGCTGATTCTGTTCTCTTTCCCCTCCTGAGATTGTGGACACTGAGGCCATTATAGCACTCTCCGCTCAGCCCATGTTGATATCATCTACCTCTGCAAGggactgggaccttctggtcttcaTGGCTGTATGCCACAGCTTGGTTTGTACTTATTCATTGAGCTGGAGATAACCAAGGAGAAATGTTTAACAGCTTACTGATTCCTTGATGGACCCTATTCCCAGAAGAGTTCAGTAAGAATTTAGGGATCCGGCATCAGATAGCTAGAGACCCATACAAGTTCAGAGGAGAGACCAATAACCTTGGAAGATTCTGAACGAGACGCAGTGGAGTAACCACAATCCCATTCCCTTGTCTCTCTTCCAGGCTGTTCGGATCATGAAGAGTGTGGTGGAGATGTACGGCAACTATGAGAACTTTGAGGTGGCAACGGGTGGCGCTATGCTGTCAAAGAGTAAAATCTGGACCTGCATCAGGAGCTACATGCGGAAGGAGGGATGTTCTGGAGAGGTGAGGACAATGAaaaagggtgtgtgtgtgtgtgtgtgtggcttcgTCTAGAACCCCACAGCTGCTTTGCCTCTGCAAAGCAAAAAAGAGGAAGTTCCTTGTGAAGAGGGCTTCAAACTCTGCAGGGTACCTGTAGCACTTGTCTACAGCTTCCAGCAGCCATTACAGAGTCAGCATGGCAGAGGGAGTCTTGCCAGTCTCTTGGGCAAGAAGTGATTGGCAATGGAAGAGGGCGCGATGGAAATTGAGAGGGGAATCTAAAAAGTGAATGGACAGGCCTAAATTCCCACAACCCCATGAATTAGCAACGGAGTAAACAGAAAGACGCAGAGGCAACAACAAGAGTGTCCGAGAGCCATgcaggcagggagagggagagggaacaggaaCAAGTGGAAGTTAAAgagaaggatggagagaaggaCACAGAAAGAGGCTGTGCGGGAGGCCTGCAGAGAGACATAATGGCCGGGAAATtctgcagggagttctcccgatctcctgctgGAAATGTGCCGGGAGACCAGCAGAATTCCTGGAGAAATGGGCACAGACGGCTACTTTCAGCTCTTTCCGCAGTTACGGCAGGAGAACAGGCGAATAATTTATTACTTTAGTCTGAGAGTTGGCGCAGGGGATCAGCTGGTTACAGATCATGAGAGCTGTCTGTAGGGAAGCCTTGATTCGGGTACAGTGGCTGTCAGGATCAGCTTCACGAATGGGTCACTGAGGGGGATTTTTGTAGAGTGCATGAAATTTAATGGCTCAGTTATATTGTACCAGTATCGGCAGCACATTTAACAGCACTGCGAGCAATGAGCCATTGGTGATATTTATATCACTATGACTGAGTGAAATTACTCCATGAGTAAGTAACACTCGCTCCGAGCTCTCGTCACTCGTCTCAGGCCAGACACACTTCAGGTGAATGTCCCAGCAAATCATTCCAATCTGAGCCCCCAAAAATCCGGGGGCTATCCtgctgtatcatagaatcatacagcacagaaggaggcgattcggcccatcgtgcctttgctgattctttgaaagcactatcTAATTAGtgtctctctcctgctctttccccaaagccctgcaaatgtctctttttcaagtatttatccaataccccTTTGAAGAATGTAGAAGCTCCCACGGCCTGGAGCCTTAAAGGGACCAGGGATGTGGTTAATAAAGATGTATCTGGTCAGACCAGCTGTGTCTCCCTGATGACCAGATGCTgagggtcgggggggtggggggcagagttCATGCCAGGATTGTGACTTGGACCCCCGATTAaagatcaattttttttttaatgactttttaaaaagcattttgggggagaccccaaccccacctacccctcCCCAcctaccccgccccccccccccccccccggttttccTAGCCTGCCACCTCTGCCGGACTTTCTGGCATATGAACATGTGGAAATGACAGGCAGATAAAGTCCAgttagtccatcaagcctgccccacactcatgatggctggaccatCACGACtagaccctcccccaccccgcccccctgctgcagccatgtaatttcctgggagaggcaaaaaccaaGGGGATAAACCCACTGCCAGCAAGGGGGAAAGAaaatctgtaaaattcctctccgaccacctcaggtgattgaaaccagtccaggagatcatgcTGACGTTAACTGTTAAATCACTTACCTTctgtatgatgcgatctctgcccagtcaagaactggtccagctctctcctgtaggcatgcagagagtcaacacccaccacaccagccggcaacatgCTCACTGCTCTTTGGGGGAAAAGAAGgtccgcctaacatccagtctataccTACCcttacatagtttaaactcatgtccccggTCCTCCCTAATTTGTCAAACTGGAGTCATCTATCAACAGGCACGCTATCCTTCCCTTTTATTGTGTTTACAATGGCGAGTGCTCCAGATGGAATTCTGGTACCGCGTGTGGCAGACAAATCAAAGGgagcccccctctcccctcggtgCCAGAGGTCCTGGGCGGGCCCACCTTGGCACTtacgcccctcccccaccacccgcaGATTTTCGGGGCCCAGATCTTTTCATTGATTGGAAATGGGGAGGTTCGATAGGCTGCCTGAGGTTTCATTTGAACAGCTGCAGTTCTTCCCTTATTAGGTCACATGCCAGTCTGTAGTTTGTCTCGGGGAGAGAGTACAAGCTTGTTTTCTCATATCATTGGCCCCAAGCTAAATAGAAACTGAAAAAGTATCTCATGACTTCCTCGTGTCTTTTGTTGAATCACTTTTCTAAAATAAAACAATTCTGTCACAGGCTATTGAGGAAGCTCATACACCCACTGTTGCAATGTTAGGGGGCATCGTTATTCACTGGAGTTCATTATTCACTGGCACTTCCAGCTGCCCAGTACTTGATCCAAATGGGTGACTGAGTTCTGGGGTAACAGGGCAAGCAAACAAGGAAAATCCCTggttcaatccctggcctgtTCCCTGGGTCAGGGAGGAGTCTGGTGCTACAATTGAAGAAGAAGAAGGAAAGACCTAGAgtcatacagtgcctttcacggcctcaggaaaccccaaattgctttacaggcaatgaaatactcatgaagtgtagttactgttgtaatgtagggaaatgtggcagtcaatttgcgctcagcaaactccctcaaacagcaatatgttaatgaccagataatctttcttttaaagtgatgttggttgagggataaatattggccagggcactgtggagaacgcccctgctcttcaaaatagtgccatgcgatcttttacgtccacccgagagggcagacggggcctcggtttatcgtctcgtccaaaagacagctccctcagtactgcactggagtgtcagcctggattacgtgctcgggtctctggagcggggcttgagcccacaaccttctgactcagagatgagagtgcggccactgagccacagctgacaccagaaTTGTATCCAAACTGTTCTCCTTCGTGGTTCAGAACTCTTAGGCATGCAATAGAAGGACTTCCTCTGGCCCATGTGCAAGATCCAGATCAAACTGTGAGGTGGATTTATGGCAAAAAAAAAGGGAACCTATTGCAGGGATGGAAGGCTCTAGCCTACAATGACTATCGCACTGAGCACCCTGGAGAGGGAGTAATTAGTTCGTACGGGAGAGTCTCCTGGCCTATTAGTAcatgaggcaacccatttcttccactgctgtcTGTCCAGAACAAGATGTCTGACTCTGATCAGATTATCATCTCGCCTTAACATCCATCAGATTGTGGTTCTCTACAATTCATGTTTCTATTAGCAGGTCTGTAACGGAATCGATTCtgttttgaaagacatttttaccTGGTGGACAGGTCATTAGTCTGACTTACAACCCCCGACCAGGAGGACCTGTAGACTGCCTTTGAGTCTGACTCCTACCCTTTGACCTGTCTGGCTATGGTGGTACCTACTGGAAGTTATGCTCCTGCCACCATAGCTCTTCAGGGTCATAGGAGGTCACAAGCCTTCCCACCACATCAAGGTGCAGTCCCTAGGGAAGGACAGGGAGTAAGCCTCATGGTGGGCACACCTCTTCCCCAAAAAAAACCCCTGATGTGAGGACCTGAATTAAGCAGTTGTAATGAGTCAAACCGCTACATGGCACTGGACTAGAATGGCAAGGTGGCTTACATGTCATATTCTGTGTAGTACTCTGTGCCACATTGAAGGCCCCTGTCTATTGTATAGTTGATGAGGGAATGGGAACATATACTCATTGATTCTGGGCTTGGTGCCTACCATGATGGACTGTGATGTAGGGAGACATGTAGTTGCTTCAGAAGCTCAGCACCTCCAGCTGGTGGAGCCAGCTTTCAGTGGGATATGGCATGTGTCCATGTTGTAGTCAGGATGATGGTAGCAATATTCACACACATCTTATGGTGAGTTGTGCTACTCAACATGCTGCTTGTGAGGAGATCCTGGTACTTTGTGTCCGCCTCTTGAGAGCTCAAACCTGCTCCTGCCAGTTGTCTAATGACCAGCTAGTGATTATCCTGCGTGTGGGGAGGGAGGTAAGTGGATTCTCTTTGGGGTTGGGGTGGTTCTAAGATCACTCTCCTGTTGATGGAAGATCAGAACCAAGTAAACCCTTGGTGGAAGACTTGGTAATACAATACCTGGAGTGTGCAGGTCTGAAACACTCCAAGGCACTGTTCACCGACCAGCTACTCTGGCTCGCTAATTGAACctgaagggggctggaatatttcCTACTCAGCCCCAGATAACCTTGAATGGTAATGTCCTAACAGATAGGAGGGGTACCAATGCTCTGTGCTGCCAAGGCTGTGCAATTGTAGCTTCGCATTGTTCATTGTTTCTTCCAGTATGCTCTTGTCAGCATTAAATTACTTGCAGATATAACTCATCTCGCAAAAGCTTAACTGTAGCCTCTGTCcccatggcacctccaacaactaATGTCTGCAGATGTAATACACTTACACATGTTTCCTGCATCCAGGCCATTTATGTAGATAAGAAACAACAAAACCACTGACTGCTGTAATATCCACTGCAGAACCTTTCCAGTCGGCAGTGAGTCTTTCATTAACGAGCACCTCACagactccctccctccttcagacACGGGAATATATGACATCTGGCACAGGAGATTCGTTTAGATAGTAGTTTATTTATTTAAGGAAGAAATCTCACTACCGTACAAGTTTACAGCTGATTCTCTTTCTTATTCTATGTTTTTTACTCTCTATTTATATTTCTCTGTGTTCATTCCCTCTTGCTCGATCTCTTTCTCTtattctctctccattctatttctctttttcactcagctgttcattttctctttctctgtgtttTCTGTCTCTCTATTCTCTTTTTTTAGAGCTCTTCTCTTTTTTTGATTTCTCTTGAGTTTCCTTTACGTTCAGATCTTCCTTTTCCTCTGGATTCTTCTACATCTCTTGCTGTTTTTCTATCCCACTCTGTTCTCTTTACTCTTTGAGTTCTCTATTATCTCTCTCCGCTCTGAGCTTAGCTTTCCTTTCTCTTTAAGCTTGTCActctctatttttctctttcactctgttccaagtttttttccctttctctttccttacacactctatctctgtctcttctTTTCTTCTATCTTCCTCTATCTCTTTCAATTTCGCCCTCCTTTCCTCCTTTTCTGTCTCCTCGCACTCGTTCTGAACCATTGCTTTCCTGCGTGGTATTTTTCAATATACCCTCGCTAAGATATTGCCAACGTGGATTTGAATTCAGGAGCTACAGACAAAGCTGCCTTGAGGGCTGATAAGATCCTTTGCTGTATAAATTACTGCCTCCTTTTGTGGAGGTACTGAACCACTGGGGAGTACAGCAGATGTCACTGGCCCGTCTAGCATCACAAGTAAACGTCAATGTGCATGTCGCTGCACTTCCAGCAGtaaagctggaaatctgacatCGAGCCAAGATCCTGCAGCTTTCCATCGTTCTGGTGAAAAGAGCCACTCAATCCCCTTGGATCCTCTCGAGATCGATTAGCCGTGAGCACCTCAGGAGTGAAAGAACTCGCCCGTCTGAGGCCA of Heptranchias perlo isolate sHepPer1 chromosome 16, sHepPer1.hap1, whole genome shotgun sequence contains these proteins:
- the kiaa0895l gene encoding microtubule-associated tyrosine carboxypeptidase isoform X1; this translates as MVLDPGAQALAGPQKSKRPGSTKALKKEAEKKSGERNGIRPHNSLAATQPEAPLRTISQAPGAPGCGLKVSKPLGAGPSSISNGHCSWMRRSESSYSVNSAGSTRSRGQIRNATSLPHIARYSAREMPPVKSPCLLVALRPMNVDKEKETFFQSNYAYNPQFEYSEPLSSSIMSKYSVASDRFIEQAVRIMKSVVEMYGNYENFEVATGGAMLSKSKIWTCIRSYMRKEGCSGEVVVRLSEDLLSQAVMMVENCRPTLTINLAGARQYWLEGMLRHEIGTHYIRGVNNSHQPWHSAAGRKQYGLKPANPTEEGLASLNSVLYRKYPFLWRAALLYYTVFQASRMPFSQLFEDIATFVKDPNTRWEYCVRAKRGQADTSQPGCFSKDQVYLDGVLMLLRYRKSIDFKMLAALGKVSFEDVEQLKKCAILDNARIPHFMRDQARYLEQLHHITAVNGLTDEELLRLIPE